In Stieleria varia, one genomic interval encodes:
- a CDS encoding sensor histidine kinase, with the protein MPRSLLLALIVLVAAPMVLLGWLTTSTMRTRREQAERNLAGLLSQRLNEFDEEIQQRFDRYVRDLSKTLSSRSNAIALLKDMQRSEPILRTGIFVSADGLMLFPQRPNEADADALLLYSALSAMVDARPKSKAAESSYDVTSGSPQATSDGKGKVVKNGRSRSFDPTQEDATQEIADRVLQSKGGASAMQRTAPVSIENDHQWQVWYMDEGAQLVLWFGRTDGSAVGLLLERSRWMSDLISILPDSISSDAESDDQSPGRSSGFTALVDETQRIVYRWGDDIDATTQPTVSRDVSPPLSSWQLQYHAAGELLPSESPVSTLSSLAAVAILLLSLGAYVLTSVQRQMASARSRVNFAGQVSHELRTPLTNIRLYTELAESDLQKLSHDESRESIGRRLAVIDRESRRLQRLVSGVLEMIRDSGHRSGVRRVLVNPNELIQQAIEQFEPGFAAVGISIQQDIQSDSQVMIDPDVFEMILVNLLSNVEKYAGAANGIAAGQCRITSRIVSDQLVVTVSDDGPGIAPSSHRRVFQPFSRLDDSINAPSGTGIGLTIARRAAERHSGELKLVPSDRGATFEFRLPIEQ; encoded by the coding sequence ATGCCACGTTCTCTGCTCCTCGCACTTATCGTCCTCGTCGCCGCTCCGATGGTCTTGCTCGGCTGGCTGACGACCTCGACGATGCGCACTCGACGGGAACAAGCCGAACGGAATCTGGCAGGTTTGTTGTCACAACGACTGAACGAATTCGACGAAGAAATCCAGCAGCGGTTTGATCGTTACGTCCGTGATTTGAGCAAAACGCTCTCATCGCGGTCAAACGCCATTGCGCTGCTAAAGGACATGCAGCGCAGCGAACCGATCCTTCGCACTGGGATCTTTGTCAGCGCCGACGGATTGATGCTGTTTCCACAACGGCCAAATGAAGCAGACGCGGACGCATTGCTCTTGTACTCGGCCCTCTCGGCAATGGTCGACGCCAGACCCAAGTCCAAAGCGGCGGAGTCCTCCTACGATGTGACCTCTGGATCGCCACAAGCCACCAGCGACGGCAAAGGCAAAGTGGTCAAAAATGGTCGCTCACGATCGTTTGATCCAACGCAAGAGGACGCAACGCAAGAGATTGCGGATCGCGTATTGCAAAGCAAAGGCGGCGCAAGCGCGATGCAGAGAACTGCACCGGTGAGCATCGAAAATGATCATCAGTGGCAAGTATGGTACATGGACGAGGGAGCACAGTTGGTGCTTTGGTTCGGCCGCACCGACGGGTCCGCAGTGGGTTTGTTGCTAGAACGTTCTCGCTGGATGTCGGACTTGATATCGATTTTACCCGATTCCATTTCCTCTGACGCAGAATCAGATGATCAATCGCCGGGACGCTCCAGTGGGTTCACGGCATTGGTCGATGAAACCCAGCGGATCGTTTATCGCTGGGGTGACGACATCGACGCAACGACCCAGCCAACTGTTTCTCGCGACGTCTCACCGCCACTGTCCAGTTGGCAGCTTCAATACCACGCGGCCGGTGAACTGCTGCCGTCTGAATCTCCGGTCTCGACCCTATCCTCGCTTGCCGCCGTCGCGATCCTCTTGTTGTCGTTGGGGGCCTATGTGCTAACATCAGTGCAACGCCAGATGGCGTCGGCACGTAGTCGAGTCAACTTTGCCGGACAAGTCTCCCATGAACTGCGTACACCGCTGACAAACATTCGCCTCTACACAGAGCTGGCGGAATCGGATTTGCAAAAGCTATCCCACGATGAATCGCGTGAATCGATCGGCCGTCGACTGGCCGTGATCGATCGCGAAAGCCGTCGTTTACAGCGACTCGTCTCCGGTGTCCTGGAAATGATTCGTGACAGCGGTCACCGAAGTGGTGTGCGTCGGGTATTGGTGAATCCCAACGAACTGATCCAGCAAGCGATCGAACAGTTTGAACCAGGTTTTGCAGCAGTCGGCATTTCGATCCAGCAGGACATTCAGTCAGACTCGCAAGTCATGATCGATCCGGATGTCTTTGAGATGATTCTCGTCAACTTGCTCAGCAACGTTGAGAAATACGCGGGGGCGGCAAACGGAATTGCCGCGGGGCAATGCAGGATCACCTCACGGATCGTGTCGGATCAACTTGTGGTCACGGTTTCCGACGACGGACCAGGCATCGCGCCGTCAAGCCACCGCCGTGTCTTTCAACCCTTCTCCCGACTGGACGATAGTATCAACGCACCCAGCGGGACAGGAATTGGATTGACGATCGCTCGTCGCGCCGCCGAACGACACTCCGGCGAGTTAAAACTTGTGCCCAGCGATCGAGGTGCAACATTCGAATTCAGATTACCCATTGAACAATAG
- a CDS encoding 4Fe-4S binding protein: protein MNTVLPVVIVLTLVAIAVLYALTRFDRGRSNALLRLDWFVPMLRRSKSADSPSHSIPGRVLRRLVPASWQSNRSTKQRGRFRKALRWLGITWLASPVRRIVQSICLLSFLVLFLYVCWPYDSRPATPGEVSAGWAINDIDQNTGAVLLVSDKPNSDNANSDNAAKQTGLPTWLQPSDTGVFLFGSDSQPIGRFTIVDGSTDGVRLAPIGAVTPEMLDAMLSPLADFAIHEKDSTAWPSHYADNLSRKEIIPAETFLIIDPLVSLSTAIASRSWVWSLVCAAAILVACLLIPRGFCGYLCPLGTTIDLFDWAIAGRTKRFRVPDDGWWVHIKYYLLAGTLIAAVCGVLVSGFFSAIPVITRAMLFAVDPLQTGLTRGWHLIPAMNWGHVFSLVLFAAVLCLGFLRPRFWCKYVCPSGAVFSLGNLFRATERKVESSCINCNKCVEICPFDAIKPDFTTRTTDCTMCQTCGGVCPTHAIKFVERGNLVQLKIAGSPPTNETPLGRRGFLSLAAGSTAAAVGGVGVAGLTRGFGADLDSPDALHLVRPPGSVPEREFLDMCIRCGECFKACPNNVLQAEGFEQGLEGLWAPMVNADWAGCESSCNACGQVCPTGAIRALPIEEKRVARMGLAEVNENTCLPMAGREACDLCVQECNAAGYHAIEYTQVGIELDANGQPVEGTGFLAPLVMPDLCVGCGLCQTRCVAINVKDKGLLSESAIVVAAGPGKEDRLMTGSYLQLRQLESPNDKATNQAEEREPIEREIVSEEDPFGLDPF, encoded by the coding sequence ATGAATACCGTGTTGCCCGTCGTGATCGTTCTCACGCTTGTTGCCATCGCGGTGCTCTATGCCCTGACGCGATTTGATCGCGGCCGTAGTAACGCGTTGCTTCGGTTGGACTGGTTCGTGCCCATGCTGCGCCGATCAAAATCGGCCGACTCCCCGTCGCATTCAATTCCCGGTCGCGTGCTCCGTCGACTCGTCCCCGCGAGTTGGCAATCCAACCGCTCCACCAAACAACGCGGCAGATTTCGTAAAGCGTTGCGATGGCTCGGAATCACTTGGCTCGCCTCGCCCGTTCGCCGGATCGTGCAAAGCATTTGCTTGCTGAGTTTCCTGGTTCTGTTCCTGTACGTCTGCTGGCCGTACGATTCGCGGCCTGCCACGCCCGGCGAAGTGTCCGCGGGTTGGGCGATCAATGACATCGACCAGAACACGGGCGCGGTGCTACTTGTCTCGGACAAACCGAACTCGGACAACGCAAACTCGGACAACGCGGCGAAACAGACCGGTTTGCCAACTTGGCTTCAGCCATCAGACACGGGGGTCTTTCTCTTTGGTTCAGACTCACAGCCCATCGGACGGTTCACCATTGTGGACGGCTCCACCGACGGCGTGCGACTTGCACCGATCGGCGCGGTCACACCTGAGATGCTCGACGCGATGCTCTCTCCCCTGGCCGACTTTGCCATCCACGAGAAAGACTCCACGGCTTGGCCGTCACACTATGCGGACAACCTGAGTCGCAAAGAGATCATTCCCGCCGAGACGTTCTTGATCATTGATCCGCTCGTCAGTCTCTCGACCGCCATCGCGTCCAGGAGCTGGGTTTGGTCGCTCGTTTGCGCCGCCGCGATCTTGGTCGCGTGTTTGCTGATCCCTCGGGGATTCTGTGGCTATCTGTGCCCTTTGGGAACGACGATCGATCTGTTCGACTGGGCCATCGCAGGCAGAACCAAACGCTTTCGAGTACCCGACGATGGCTGGTGGGTGCACATCAAGTATTACTTGTTGGCCGGTACCTTGATCGCAGCCGTCTGTGGCGTACTTGTCTCTGGATTCTTTTCGGCGATCCCTGTGATCACGCGCGCGATGCTGTTTGCGGTGGACCCGCTGCAAACGGGGCTCACCCGCGGCTGGCACTTGATCCCGGCAATGAACTGGGGTCACGTGTTCTCTCTCGTGCTGTTCGCAGCAGTGCTGTGCCTCGGTTTCTTGCGGCCACGGTTTTGGTGCAAATACGTGTGTCCCAGCGGCGCGGTGTTTTCGCTGGGCAACCTGTTCCGAGCAACGGAGCGTAAAGTCGAGTCGTCTTGCATCAACTGCAACAAGTGCGTGGAGATCTGCCCGTTCGATGCGATCAAGCCTGATTTTACGACACGCACGACCGACTGCACGATGTGCCAAACGTGTGGAGGCGTCTGCCCGACGCACGCGATCAAGTTTGTTGAGCGAGGCAACTTGGTTCAGCTCAAGATCGCGGGCAGCCCGCCGACCAACGAAACGCCGCTCGGTCGCCGTGGCTTTCTGTCACTCGCTGCCGGGTCAACGGCAGCCGCTGTCGGCGGCGTGGGAGTTGCAGGTCTCACCAGGGGTTTTGGCGCCGATCTCGATTCGCCCGACGCATTGCACTTGGTACGTCCCCCCGGCAGCGTCCCAGAACGCGAGTTTCTGGACATGTGCATTCGCTGCGGTGAATGCTTCAAGGCCTGTCCAAACAATGTGTTGCAGGCGGAGGGATTTGAGCAAGGACTGGAGGGGCTGTGGGCGCCCATGGTCAACGCCGATTGGGCCGGTTGCGAGTCGAGCTGCAATGCTTGCGGACAAGTCTGCCCGACTGGCGCCATCCGCGCGCTGCCGATCGAGGAAAAACGTGTCGCGCGGATGGGGCTGGCTGAGGTCAACGAGAACACTTGTTTGCCGATGGCAGGACGCGAGGCCTGTGACTTGTGCGTCCAAGAATGCAACGCAGCCGGCTATCACGCGATCGAGTACACGCAGGTGGGCATCGAACTGGATGCCAATGGCCAACCGGTCGAAGGCACTGGGTTCTTGGCACCGCTCGTGATGCCCGACCTTTGCGTCGGCTGTGGTCTGTGCCAAACCCGATGCGTCGCGATCAACGTCAAGGACAAAGGCCTGCTCTCGGAATCAGCGATCGTCGTGGCGGCCGGCCCAGGAAAAGAAGACCGACTGATGACGGGGTCCTATCTGCAACTGAGGCAACTGGAAAGTCCCAACGACAAGGCGACGAATCAAGCGGAGGAGAGAGAACCGATTGAGCGCGAGATCGTATCAGAAGAAGATCCTTTCGGCCTCGACCCATTCTGA
- a CDS encoding response regulator transcription factor codes for MTLRILIAEDDRNTRAALAEVLRGEGYEVTEAADGRHAKDLFDAKTPDIACLDVMMPGLSGFDLCRHFRQTAPTMPILFITAKSEEIDKVVGLELGGDDYIVKPFGTKEVIARIRAVTRRCVPADDFTPCGFGTDEFDMHDLHVIPKEYRARRGTETISLTPRELRILQCLADRPGEVIPRSDLFRQAWEDDHVPNSRTIDQTISQLRKRIERNPKSPEIIETVYGVGYRFQPASSSPKF; via the coding sequence ATGACGCTACGGATCTTGATTGCCGAAGACGATCGGAACACGCGTGCCGCGCTAGCAGAAGTCCTGCGGGGTGAAGGATACGAGGTTACCGAAGCAGCCGATGGCCGCCACGCGAAGGACTTGTTCGACGCCAAGACACCCGACATCGCGTGCTTGGACGTCATGATGCCAGGCTTAAGCGGTTTTGACTTGTGCAGACACTTTCGTCAGACCGCTCCCACCATGCCGATCTTGTTCATCACGGCAAAGAGTGAAGAGATCGACAAAGTCGTCGGGCTGGAACTTGGCGGCGACGACTACATCGTCAAACCGTTCGGGACCAAGGAAGTCATTGCACGAATTCGAGCGGTGACTCGACGCTGCGTCCCCGCAGACGATTTCACTCCATGCGGTTTCGGCACCGACGAATTCGACATGCACGATCTGCACGTGATCCCCAAAGAATACCGGGCTCGACGCGGAACGGAGACCATCTCGTTGACGCCGCGAGAATTACGGATCCTGCAGTGTTTGGCGGATCGGCCCGGCGAAGTCATCCCGCGGAGCGATCTGTTTCGTCAAGCTTGGGAGGACGACCACGTGCCCAACAGCCGAACGATCGATCAAACGATCAGCCAACTCCGCAAACGCATCGAGCGGAACCCAAAATCACCCGAAATCATCGAGACCGTGTACGGCGTCGGCTACCGCTTTCAGCCAGCCTCGTCCTCGCCAAAATTCTGA